The Methylomonas sp. UP202 DNA window TACCGGCGCAGTTTGGCCTTACCGGAGCCCGCCGCACGGGAAGCGTTGGATTTCATCGAGTTTCTCGGGCATCGCTACGGCTTGAACGACACAGCGGAGCAAGCTGTGTCCGGTTTGGAACGACGAATACCAGGCAGTGCCAAGGGTAAATTACAGATTATCGACGACGACGATTCGCATCTGAGCGACTTTGACGAGTACCTGCGGTGAAAGTCTTATTGGATACGCACGCATTGCTGTGGTTTTTATTGGATGATCCGGCACTATCGGCGTCTGCGAAGGCCTGCATCGAATTCAAGGACCGGCGGGTTTTTGTCAGTCCCGCTAGCTATTGGGAAATTGCCATCAAAATCAGTTTGGGCAAGTATCGATTGGACGAAACATTGGACGGCTTTCTGGAGCGGGAGTTGATTCATAACGATTTTTTGATTTTGCCGATTCGGGTAGCGCACGCGGCTAAACTCACGGATATGCCGTTTCATCATCGCGATCCCTTTGATCGTTTGATGATCGCACAGGCGCTAACCGATGCCATGCCCATCGTCAGTGCCGATGCCGCTTTTGATCACTATGGCGTTCAACGGATTTGGTGATAGGCAAGGAATTGCTTGCCGGGCTCGGATTGGATTCACTTATATGATCGGCAAATACGTGCCGATTTTCACAACACGGAGAAAACCATGCTGAATAAAGTCATGCTGATCGGAAATCTCGGGGCCGACCCGGAGGTGCGTTATATGCCGAGCGGCGATGCCATTACCACGATACGATTAGCCACCACCCGCCGCTGGAAGGATCGCAATTCCGGCGACCGCAAGGAAGAGACCGAATGGCATCGGGTCGTGTTCTTCTCCGGCCTGGCGAAAACCGCCGGCGAGTATTTGAAAAAAGGCAGCCAGGTTTATGTCGAGGGCCGGATTCGTACCCAGAAATGGCAGGGGCAGGACGGCCAGGATCGTTACACCACCGAAATCGTCGCCGAATCGATGAACATGCTCGGTAGCCGCAGCGGCGGAACCGCTAATTATTCCGATAACAATACGCCGCCGCCGAGCAGTTACGATCAGCGTCCTTCAGCGCCGTCTTCGTCGTCCGGTCCGCAATCGGCGCCGGCGTCTTACGACGATTTCGACGACGATATCCCGTTTTAATCGGTTAAGGCATCCCTCGTCTCGGTGACAACCGCACCCGCTATTCCGCCGGTCAACGCCGCTGCTTCACGGCCGCCCTCGATCGCCGCGAACGTAACGTCGGCGGGCTTGGAAGTCGCCTTCGTCGGCGATTGGCTGTTGCAGTCCGATTCGGCCGACATCGAGCCGATCTTGGCGCGGGTCAAGGCGTTAGAAGCCGGCCAGCGTTTGTTTTTCGCGACGGCCAAGCTGGGCCGCTGGGACAGCCTGCTGGTGACCGAGTTGATCAAAATCATCGACTGCGCGACCGGAAAACGGTTGGCGGTCGATAAAACCACGCTGCCGGCGCCATTGCAAGGTTTGCTGGCGCTGGTTTACGCGGTGCCGGAACGCCTGGACGCCCAACGCGTTACCCGGAAAATGCGCTGGAGCGAGGCGCTGAGCGCCGAAACCGCCGCCGCGGTCCGGCATACCAAGGAGATGCTGATCTTCGTCGGCGACATGACGCTTAGCACCTTGGCCGCCGTGCGCGGTCAGGCGCATTTCCGGCGCCAGGATTTGTGGCTGTATATCCAGGAATGCGGCCCGTCGGCCCTGCCCATCGTCACGTTGATCAGTCTGTTGGTCGGTTTGATTCTGGCCTTCGTCGGCGCGGTGCAGTTGTCGCTGTTCGGCGCGCAAATCTACATTGCCAATCTGGTCAGTCTGGGCATGACCCGCGAAATGGGCGGGCTGATGACCGCGATTATCATGTCCGGCCGCACCGGCGCCGCCTATGCGGCGCAGATCGGCACGATGCACGTCAATAGCGAAATCGACGCATTGAAAACGATGAATCTGGACCCGATGGCTTTTCTGGTGCTACCCAGAATGCTGGCCTTGATTATCATCATGCCTTTGCTCTGCTTGTATGCCG harbors:
- the ssb gene encoding single-stranded DNA-binding protein, whose amino-acid sequence is MLNKVMLIGNLGADPEVRYMPSGDAITTIRLATTRRWKDRNSGDRKEETEWHRVVFFSGLAKTAGEYLKKGSQVYVEGRIRTQKWQGQDGQDRYTTEIVAESMNMLGSRSGGTANYSDNNTPPPSSYDQRPSAPSSSSGPQSAPASYDDFDDDIPF
- a CDS encoding ABC transporter permease: MTTAPAIPPVNAAASRPPSIAANVTSAGLEVAFVGDWLLQSDSADIEPILARVKALEAGQRLFFATAKLGRWDSLLVTELIKIIDCATGKRLAVDKTTLPAPLQGLLALVYAVPERLDAQRVTRKMRWSEALSAETAAAVRHTKEMLIFVGDMTLSTLAAVRGQAHFRRQDLWLYIQECGPSALPIVTLISLLVGLILAFVGAVQLSLFGAQIYIANLVSLGMTREMGGLMTAIIMSGRTGAAYAAQIGTMHVNSEIDALKTMNLDPMAFLVLPRMLALIIIMPLLCLYADLMGIVGGGLVTVNFFDVSLTEYLDRTASAVKMKDFIIGFVKCSVFGILIALSGCMRGMQCGRSASAVGDAGTSAVVTAIVFIVVADSVMTIICNRLGI
- a CDS encoding type II toxin-antitoxin system VapC family toxin → MKVLLDTHALLWFLLDDPALSASAKACIEFKDRRVFVSPASYWEIAIKISLGKYRLDETLDGFLERELIHNDFLILPIRVAHAAKLTDMPFHHRDPFDRLMIAQALTDAMPIVSADAAFDHYGVQRIW
- a CDS encoding DUF2281 domain-containing protein; amino-acid sequence: MNLAEVIYRRSLALPEPAAREALDFIEFLGHRYGLNDTAEQAVSGLERRIPGSAKGKLQIIDDDDSHLSDFDEYLR